A part of Scleropages formosus chromosome 3, fSclFor1.1, whole genome shotgun sequence genomic DNA contains:
- the LOC108935193 gene encoding excitatory amino acid transporter 5-like, whose protein sequence is MLEFVKDVLHTLITFSPRQWLREYCKRNGLLTLSIMAVISGCILGFLLRGLNLSAQAKIYFSFPGELLMRMLKMLILPLITTSLMTGLSAMDSKTSGRMGLLTVTYYLWTTFIAVIVGITLVLAIQPGSGTEKEGHRLGTGSVVTSADALLDLIRNMIPANLIEATFQQYKTDLVPQVKNAILPSQPNFVYIMPDHNNPKLGHPVFLELTPAPEVNYKIVPGTSKQMNVLGIVIFSATMGLLLGKMGERGAPLVNVCQCINECVMKIINTAMWYFPFGIVFLVAGKILDMHDPSTIGEKLGMYTVTVLVGLFVHGLILLPLFFFILTRKNPFSYIRGLLQALVIALATSSSSATLPITMKCLLENCRVERRIARFVLPVGATINMDGTALYEAVAAIFIAQVNEHELDFGQLVTISITATAASIGAAGIPQAGLVTMVIVLTSVGLPPDDITLIVAIDWVLDRFRTMINVLGDALAAGIMAHLCGKDFAPNSGRRDTVTSCGIQSVESVPMTEVPLLANKDYVFEVIGDTVMERPAAYYNICHV, encoded by the exons ATGCTGGAGTTCGTTAAAGATGTCCTGCACACCCTGATCACCTTCAGCCCAAGGCAGTGGCTGAGGGAATACTGCAAGCGGAATGGGCTCTTGACGCTCTCCATCATGGCTGTCATTTCTGGCTGTATTCTGGGTTTCCTGTTAAGAGGTCTAAACCTCTCCGCACAG gcaaagatttatttttctttcccgGGTGAACTGCTCATGAGGATGCTAAAAATGCTTATTCTTCCACTGATCACAACCAG TCTTATGACAGGTCTATCTGCCATGGACTCCAAGACCAGTGGGCGAATGGGTCTGCTCACTGTCACCTACTACCTCTGGACCACCTTCATCGCTGTGATTGTGGGCATCACCCTCGTTCTTGCCATTCAGCCTGGTAGTGGCACAGAAAAAGAAGGACACCGCCTAGGAACCGGGTCCGTTGTGACATCTGCTGATGCTCTGCTCGACTTGATCAG aaacatgATTCCTGCAAATCTGATTGAGGCGACATTTCAACAG TATAAGACGGATTTGGTGCCCCAGGTGAAAAACGCTATACTGCCTTCACAACCCAACTTTGTGTACATCATGCCAGACCACAACAATCCCAAACTTGGCCACCCAGTGTTTCTGGAACTGACCCCTGCCCCAGAGGTTAACTACAAGATTGTCCCGGGCACCAGCAAGCAGATGAACGTATTGGGCATTGTCATTTTTTCAGCCACAATGG GGTTGTTGCTGGGGAAGATGGGGGAGAGAGGAGCTCCACTGGTCAACGTGTGTCAGTGCATCAACGAATGTGTCATGAAGATCATTAACACCGCCATGTG GTATTTTCCCTTTGGCATTGTGTTCCTGGTAGCTGGAAAGATCCTAGACATGCATGATCCTAGCACCATTGGGGAGAAACTTGGAATGTACACAGTAACTGTGCTGGTGGGGCTTTTTGTGCACGGCCTCATTTTACTTCCACTCTTCTTCTTCATTCTGACGCGAAAGAACCCCTTTTCGTACATCCGTGGGCTCCTCCAGGCTCTGGTCATTGCCCTGGCTACCTCTTCCAG CTCCGCCACCCTACCCATCACGATGAAGTGCTTGCTCGAGAACTGCCGAGTGGAGCGACGGATTGCGCGTTTCGTACTGCCTGTGGGCGCCACCATCAACATGGACGGTACGGCCTTGTATGAGGCCGTAGCAGCCATTTTTATTGCACAGGTCAATGAGCACGAGCTGGACTTTGGGCAGCTGGTTACCATTAG CATTACAGCAACTGCGGCCAGCATAGGTGCAGCAGGGATCCCGCAGGCCGGCCTCGTAACCATGGTGATTGTCCTGACCTCGGTGGGTTTGCCACCTGATGACATTACCCTTATTGTGGCCATCGACTGGGTGCT GGATCGATTCCGAACCATGATAAACGTCTTAGGAGATGCCTTGGCTGCTGGGATAATGGCTCACCTGTGTGGGAAGGATTTTGCTCCTAATTCTGGCAGG CGAGACACGGTGACGTCCTGTGGCATCCAGAGTGTGGAGAGTGTGCCGATGACCGAGGTGCCCCTCTTGGCCAACAAGGACTATGTTTTCGAAGTGATTGGAGATACGGTGATGGAGCGGCCTGCTGCCTACTACAATATTTGCCACGTCTGA